In a single window of the Ruminococcus albus 7 = DSM 20455 genome:
- a CDS encoding SGNH/GDSL hydrolase family protein, protein MIKRLTAFAAACAAAFSLCSCSLKTHDMVEEAKSVPVPPKLVFLGDSIAAGYGLEGYDKSDLYKCDSYANILSKEYAALMADEDCGYIMKNDAVSGDTSQDLIDLLDSGAVDDDLRGSNAVVVSIGGNDVLHIIFSAAETLGWDETTGDFDFDRVNIKDAISKLTSMSEEIDDALKGFESNLPIIEEKLRARTDGEIYIQTLYNPVEYFKDWKMLVEYAEGKIDNFNKIVKDGAEKDGVHHYNVIDVGNQFEGRNSQLTNIADYDIHPNAEGHKVIADTVDKELRKGKYSYMVTVPGNEHWTSEAKTGFIILTAIVVLAAGGIIIVLLKKKNHG, encoded by the coding sequence ATGATAAAAAGGCTGACAGCTTTTGCAGCAGCCTGTGCTGCAGCCTTCAGCTTATGCTCATGCAGCCTGAAGACACATGATATGGTCGAAGAAGCTAAAAGCGTACCTGTACCGCCAAAGCTGGTATTTCTTGGTGATTCCATAGCTGCGGGCTACGGTCTGGAGGGCTACGATAAATCAGACCTTTACAAATGTGATTCATACGCTAATATCCTCAGCAAGGAGTATGCGGCTTTAATGGCAGATGAAGACTGCGGATACATAATGAAGAATGATGCAGTATCGGGTGATACCTCCCAGGATCTCATTGATCTGCTGGACAGCGGCGCTGTAGATGACGATCTGCGCGGCAGTAATGCTGTTGTAGTATCCATAGGCGGAAATGATGTTCTCCATATAATATTCTCAGCGGCAGAAACTCTCGGCTGGGATGAGACCACAGGAGATTTTGATTTTGACAGAGTCAATATCAAGGATGCTATATCAAAGCTGACTTCCATGAGTGAAGAGATAGACGATGCGCTGAAAGGCTTTGAAAGCAATCTTCCGATAATCGAAGAAAAGCTTCGTGCGCGTACTGACGGTGAGATATACATACAGACACTGTACAACCCCGTGGAGTACTTCAAAGACTGGAAAATGCTTGTAGAGTATGCTGAAGGAAAGATAGATAACTTCAACAAGATAGTTAAGGACGGTGCTGAAAAGGACGGTGTACATCACTACAATGTCATCGACGTAGGCAACCAGTTCGAGGGCAGGAATTCTCAGCTGACTAACATAGCAGACTACGATATCCACCCGAATGCAGAGGGACACAAGGTCATCGCAGACACCGTGGATAAGGAACTGCGCAAGGGAAAATACTCCTATATGGTCACAGTACCGGGTAATGAACACTGGACTTCGGAAGCAAAGACGGGATTTATCATACTGACAGCAATCGTAGTATTAGCTGCAGGCGGGATCATTATCGTGCTATTGAAGAAGAAAAACCACGGCTGA
- a CDS encoding SulP family inorganic anion transporter, translated as MKNYSKGQLVNDVTAGVIVAIIALPLSIALALASGVGPEQGLYTAIVAGFIVAFLGGSRVQIAGPTAAFATIVAGIVATEGMDGLVISTIMAGAIMIVMGLCRFGALIKYIPGTITSGFTFGIAVTILIGQIKDFFGLTFKNSPVETVDKVKEIVLCFGSLNPQALLVGAVSLAILIFWPKKLEKIPASLIAVIVGSVMVGVLDMKVNTIGSLYKVSKDLPPFTVPHFTFARVRALLPNAFTIAILAAVESLLSCVVADGMIGSKHRSNMELIAQGAANIGSALFGGIPATGAIARTAANVKNGGRTPIAGMVHSVVVLIILCLLMDKASLIPMPTIAAILFVVAYNMCGWRNIRNTIKTAPKSDIAVLFVTLIFTVVFDLVVAIGVGMVMASLLFMKRMADVTEAHAWVDVDDEDTDPDNILLKKIPKNTRVFEINGPMFFAAADKYSYMLSDENIDVLCIRMRNVPAIDAAGVEALMGIVKRCEKNDVKVIFSHVNEQPMHAMEKAGFIEHVGKENFCDHIDTALMRAEAIENSISK; from the coding sequence ATGAAAAACTATTCAAAGGGTCAGTTGGTAAATGATGTCACAGCAGGTGTGATAGTCGCTATTATCGCACTGCCGCTTTCCATCGCGCTGGCGCTGGCATCGGGTGTAGGTCCTGAACAGGGTTTGTATACCGCCATCGTTGCAGGATTCATAGTTGCATTTCTGGGAGGCAGCCGCGTGCAGATAGCGGGTCCTACCGCCGCATTTGCCACCATCGTTGCAGGCATCGTTGCCACAGAGGGTATGGACGGTCTTGTGATATCCACCATTATGGCAGGTGCTATAATGATCGTCATGGGCTTATGCCGCTTTGGTGCGCTGATAAAGTATATCCCCGGCACTATAACCAGCGGCTTCACCTTTGGTATAGCCGTGACCATTCTTATCGGTCAGATCAAGGATTTCTTCGGACTGACCTTCAAAAACTCCCCTGTTGAGACCGTTGACAAGGTAAAGGAGATAGTTCTCTGCTTCGGCAGCCTTAACCCGCAGGCACTTCTTGTGGGCGCTGTATCACTGGCAATACTCATCTTCTGGCCTAAAAAGCTGGAGAAGATACCTGCTTCGCTAATAGCTGTAATAGTCGGTTCTGTTATGGTAGGCGTGCTGGATATGAAGGTAAACACCATAGGAAGCCTGTACAAAGTTTCAAAGGATCTTCCTCCCTTTACAGTACCTCACTTCACATTTGCAAGAGTAAGGGCACTTCTGCCCAACGCTTTCACCATAGCAATACTCGCGGCTGTTGAATCACTGCTTTCATGCGTTGTTGCTGATGGTATGATAGGTTCAAAGCACCGCTCCAATATGGAGCTTATCGCACAGGGTGCTGCAAATATCGGCTCGGCGCTGTTCGGCGGTATACCTGCAACAGGCGCTATCGCACGTACCGCAGCCAATGTCAAGAACGGCGGCAGAACTCCGATCGCAGGTATGGTACATTCTGTCGTAGTACTTATAATACTCTGCCTGCTGATGGATAAGGCATCGCTGATACCAATGCCCACCATTGCGGCTATACTCTTTGTGGTAGCATACAATATGTGCGGCTGGCGAAATATCCGCAACACCATTAAAACCGCACCCAAGAGTGATATCGCCGTACTTTTCGTAACACTGATATTCACCGTTGTATTCGACCTCGTAGTAGCCATAGGCGTAGGCATGGTAATGGCTTCACTGCTGTTCATGAAGCGTATGGCTGATGTTACCGAGGCTCATGCATGGGTAGATGTTGACGATGAGGACACCGACCCCGATAATATACTCCTGAAAAAGATACCAAAGAATACCAGAGTATTCGAGATAAACGGACCTATGTTCTTTGCGGCTGCCGATAAGTACAGCTATATGCTGTCGGATGAAAATATCGACGTTCTCTGCATACGTATGAGAAACGTGCCCGCAATTGATGCCGCCGGTGTCGAAGCACTTATGGGTATCGTCAAGCGCTGCGAAAAGAACGACGTGAAGGTAATATTCTCACACGTCAACGAACAGCCAATGCACGCCATGGAAAAGGCTGGCTTCATCGAACACGTGGGCAAGGAGAATTTCTGCGACCACATAGATACCGCACTCATGCGTGCCGAAGCCATCGAAAACAGCATCAGCAAATAA
- a CDS encoding AEC family transporter, whose protein sequence is MLRQIVIMFIILIIGLGCSMKGLITKEGNKQLSKVALYIVNPMLIFMSYQDCEYSSTLLKGLLWSFLLSGISFGVMILLSTLIISQKRPEHSLERFSVVYSNCGFIGMPLIRGIYGTEGVLYLTAYITLFNILVWTHGYMTMKESRDFKSFVKAASSPSVIAVFIGLVFYLAQIRLPDVLHTSLQYVSDMNTPLAMLIAGSATAQTNIIKALKNKALYMVSVYKLLALPLVAFLLVHFLPAPHMVKMVVLIASACPVATTGTMFAIQFDKNPERCSEFFAVTTLLSGITLPIVTMLGEML, encoded by the coding sequence ATTTTACGACAGATAGTCATTATGTTCATTATACTCATCATCGGACTTGGGTGCAGTATGAAAGGGCTTATCACCAAGGAGGGCAATAAGCAGCTCTCAAAGGTCGCTCTTTATATCGTCAATCCCATGCTGATATTCATGTCATACCAGGACTGCGAGTACAGCAGCACACTGCTGAAAGGTCTGCTGTGGTCATTCTTATTGTCGGGAATTTCCTTTGGTGTGATGATATTGCTTTCAACGCTGATAATAAGCCAAAAGCGCCCCGAACATTCGCTGGAGCGCTTCTCGGTGGTGTATTCAAACTGCGGATTCATCGGAATGCCGCTGATACGCGGCATTTACGGCACCGAGGGCGTGCTTTACCTCACAGCGTACATCACCCTTTTCAATATCCTCGTGTGGACACACGGCTACATGACCATGAAAGAGAGCCGCGACTTCAAGTCCTTTGTCAAGGCGGCATCCTCACCGTCGGTAATTGCCGTTTTTATCGGACTTGTCTTCTACCTCGCTCAGATACGTCTGCCCGATGTACTTCATACCTCTCTGCAGTATGTTTCTGATATGAATACTCCGCTGGCTATGCTGATAGCAGGTTCAGCAACCGCACAGACAAATATCATTAAAGCCCTGAAAAATAAAGCGCTTTATATGGTGTCTGTCTATAAGCTCCTGGCTCTGCCGCTGGTAGCGTTTTTGCTGGTGCATTTCCTGCCTGCTCCCCACATGGTGAAAATGGTGGTGCTGATAGCATCCGCCTGCCCCGTTGCAACAACAGGCACCATGTTCGCCATACAGTTCGATAAGAATCCCGAACGCTGCTCGGAATTCTTCGCAGTGACAACTCTGCTCAGCGGTATCACCCTGCCGATAGTTACAATGCTGGGCGAAATGCTCTGA
- a CDS encoding acyl-[acyl-carrier-protein] thioesterase: MFETDRRIYCSQIGEGGQVRNSGLVDILQDTSDRHLMEHPVLAPFFRETGSVMFLTHRQVDIIRRPQYGEHIRTKTWTYELNRMYGSRNTLVLGEKGDVCIRSIAGGAFMDMSTGRPIRVSADLIAQVRSYEKLEMEYLPRKIAIPDEDPSIVCQVPIRRSDIDMNEHVNNARYFDITDELYNECHKAKRLRAEYKFPIKHGDRVFAYRYDTEDGCIISLKDEHGKVYCTVSYSI; the protein is encoded by the coding sequence ATGTTTGAAACTGACAGAAGAATATACTGTTCGCAGATAGGTGAGGGCGGACAGGTGCGCAACAGCGGTCTTGTAGATATCCTTCAGGATACATCTGACAGGCACCTTATGGAACACCCTGTACTGGCACCTTTTTTCAGGGAAACAGGCAGCGTGATGTTCCTTACACATCGTCAGGTGGATATCATAAGACGTCCTCAGTACGGTGAGCATATACGTACAAAGACATGGACGTATGAACTCAACAGAATGTATGGCTCCAGAAACACTTTGGTACTTGGCGAAAAAGGCGATGTATGCATACGTTCGATAGCAGGCGGCGCGTTCATGGATATGAGTACAGGCAGACCCATAAGGGTGTCTGCTGATCTCATAGCACAGGTCAGGAGCTATGAAAAGCTGGAAATGGAGTATCTTCCGCGCAAGATAGCGATACCTGATGAAGACCCGTCAATAGTATGTCAGGTGCCGATAAGACGAAGCGATATAGATATGAATGAGCACGTCAACAATGCAAGATATTTTGATATCACTGATGAGCTATATAACGAGTGCCACAAAGCTAAACGTCTTCGTGCAGAATATAAATTCCCGATAAAGCATGGTGACAGGGTATTTGCCTACAGATATGATACGGAAGATGGTTGTATAATATCCCTTAAAGATGAACATGGGAAAGTGTATTGTACAGTGTCCTATAGCATATAG
- a CDS encoding CpsD/CapB family tyrosine-protein kinase, producing MANTKKIPGGNRNRRRTLMDKNVAFPVTEAYKNLRTNISFALSTKKNKIFAISSALASEGKSTVAANIAITLAQNNNHVLLIDGDLRKPVQHRVFSLTNDLGLSTLISGTNTFKEIVHHNVIDNLDIVTCGPIPPNPSEMLGSDNMKQLLDQLSAHYDYIIIDTPPINIVTDCLTLLDSIAGVLLIAKFAQSTYDALQEAIEAIKMADGSLLGVVVNNVSVMSGKYGGKYGYRYRYGYRYGYGYGYGYSYSRKPSDEGENDE from the coding sequence ATGGCAAATACTAAGAAGATCCCTGGCGGTAACAGGAACAGAAGAAGAACACTTATGGATAAGAATGTGGCTTTCCCTGTTACTGAGGCATACAAGAACCTTAGAACCAATATCTCCTTTGCTCTTTCTACCAAAAAGAATAAGATATTTGCTATATCCAGTGCACTGGCTTCTGAGGGTAAATCCACAGTAGCTGCAAATATCGCCATAACTCTCGCACAGAACAATAACCATGTACTGTTGATCGACGGTGACTTGAGAAAGCCTGTTCAGCACAGAGTATTCTCACTGACGAATGATCTTGGACTTTCTACGCTGATAAGCGGTACCAACACCTTTAAGGAGATAGTACACCACAATGTTATCGACAATCTCGATATAGTTACCTGCGGTCCTATCCCTCCCAACCCTTCAGAAATGCTGGGTTCGGATAATATGAAGCAGCTGTTGGATCAGCTTTCTGCTCACTATGATTACATCATCATTGATACCCCCCCTATAAATATCGTTACCGACTGTCTTACACTTCTGGATTCGATAGCAGGCGTACTGCTTATTGCAAAGTTCGCGCAGTCAACTTACGATGCTCTTCAGGAGGCTATCGAAGCGATAAAGATGGCGGATGGTTCGCTGCTTGGTGTAGTTGTTAACAATGTTTCTGTTATGAGCGGAAAATACGGCGGAAAGTACGGCTATAGGTACAGGTATGGCTATAGATACGGCTACGGCTATGGCTACGGTTACAGCTATTCCAGAAAACCCTCTGATGAAGGGGAAAACGACGAATAA
- a CDS encoding YveK family protein yields the protein MEGKEISIQEILGILLSHIRMIIVVTILAGIVGYSYAKFVLPLQYTASIKIYVTNGKTGDQDNDDNLINAQDLNTARSLATTYIVILDDPLLYESISDKLLKDYDVDDLKNYFTISVDEKGNEYIPYGQIKRLINISAVNNTEVLQVTVTSQVPKFSADICSYISELAQEVITRTTKAGSVETVSPPKVPTTPSGPNISKYLMLGLIAGLAVSVGFALITSFFDNTVKSGEDIKERFGVPVLAEIPDIFMDERGGNGKYGKY from the coding sequence ATGGAAGGAAAAGAGATAAGTATACAGGAAATACTGGGCATACTGCTCAGCCATATCAGAATGATAATCGTTGTTACGATACTTGCAGGTATCGTGGGATACAGCTATGCAAAGTTCGTACTGCCTCTCCAGTATACTGCCAGCATTAAGATATACGTAACAAACGGTAAGACCGGTGATCAGGATAATGATGATAATCTTATAAACGCTCAGGATCTTAATACTGCGAGAAGCCTTGCGACAACATATATCGTAATACTTGACGATCCGCTGCTGTATGAGTCTATCTCAGATAAGCTGCTTAAAGATTATGATGTAGACGATCTCAAGAACTACTTCACCATATCTGTCGATGAAAAGGGCAATGAGTATATACCCTACGGACAGATCAAAAGGCTTATAAATATATCTGCAGTAAATAATACTGAGGTGCTTCAGGTAACAGTTACCAGCCAGGTGCCTAAGTTCTCGGCAGATATATGTTCCTATATCTCAGAGCTTGCTCAGGAAGTCATCACACGTACCACCAAGGCAGGTTCGGTTGAAACGGTATCACCTCCTAAGGTGCCGACAACACCCAGCGGACCCAATATATCAAAATATCTGATGCTCGGTCTTATCGCAGGTCTTGCAGTGTCTGTAGGTTTCGCGCTGATCACCAGCTTCTTTGATAATACAGTTAAGAGCGGTGAGGATATAAAGGAACGTTTCGGCGTACCTGTCCTCGCAGAGATACCCGACATTTTCATGGACGAGAGGGGAGGAAACGGCAAGTATGGCAAATACTAA
- a CDS encoding SH3 domain-containing protein codes for MRKQTTGLKGKISMCKNFWKVIIAVLTMAALGSCGQVGKGDSSETEPIFTSGVSYTKRSVHTTKTATFAVGDIDADDGDADGNYTTTTTVTGTLENDQLFSDDVDEDIRATQRTVAKTYYSLPEHNGTTAPAVTVSAEKTTTTANGTIAIEDPSARATRRSSAVTTTSFAPDKMFEMKPDMRYDSGRKYTVTSDTTYLNLRYGPSKDYDIKTTIPDGYSVLGIGETVGPDGNVWVYTSYNGTFGWVMRELLGY; via the coding sequence ATGAGAAAGCAGACGACCGGCTTGAAAGGAAAGATCAGTATGTGTAAAAATTTCTGGAAAGTAATTATTGCAGTGTTGACAATGGCTGCTCTTGGCAGCTGCGGTCAGGTGGGCAAGGGCGATTCTTCTGAAACTGAGCCTATATTCACTTCGGGCGTATCCTACACAAAGCGTTCGGTGCATACTACCAAGACTGCTACCTTTGCTGTTGGTGATATTGATGCTGATGACGGCGATGCAGACGGTAATTATACTACCACCACTACCGTGACAGGTACGCTGGAGAATGATCAGCTGTTCAGTGATGATGTGGACGAAGATATCCGCGCAACACAGCGGACCGTGGCGAAGACCTACTATTCACTGCCGGAACATAACGGCACTACTGCACCTGCTGTGACCGTGAGTGCTGAAAAGACTACCACCACCGCGAACGGAACGATAGCCATAGAAGATCCTTCGGCACGTGCCACAAGGAGATCTTCTGCGGTCACAACCACATCTTTTGCGCCGGATAAGATGTTTGAGATGAAGCCTGATATGAGATATGATTCAGGCAGAAAATATACCGTTACCTCAGATACTACTTATTTGAACCTGAGATACGGACCGTCCAAGGATTATGACATAAAGACTACTATACCCGACGGATATTCGGTGCTCGGTATAGGAGAAACTGTAGGCCCTGACGGCAACGTATGGGTATATACCAGCTATAACGGAACTTTTGGCTGGGTAATGAGAGAACTGCTCGGCTATTGA
- a CDS encoding amidohydrolase family protein: protein MLTIDFHVHCFAPKIAEKAITQLKDRADIEPLTDGFIETTEARLDEWGIDRGVLLSVATRPSQVKVINDWCAENNGGRFISFGTVHPDTEDIPGELDRIVSLGLRGIKLHPDYQGFMVDEDRVDLLYDEIERRGLPVVLHAGFDVFSPSKIHCPPEAALRMLKKHPHLKVILAHLGGNDCHQQVHEILAGVDGEVYFDTAFTGRYLPDSLMEKIIRKHGADRILFASDIPWDSPFEIKKKIMRLRISDDDKEKIFSGNAARLLGGI, encoded by the coding sequence ATGCTGACTATAGATTTCCACGTGCATTGTTTTGCACCTAAAATAGCCGAAAAAGCAATAACCCAGCTGAAAGACCGCGCTGACATAGAACCGCTGACGGACGGCTTTATAGAAACTACCGAGGCACGGCTGGATGAATGGGGCATAGATAGGGGAGTACTGCTGTCAGTGGCTACCCGCCCTTCGCAGGTGAAAGTGATAAACGACTGGTGTGCCGAAAATAACGGAGGCAGATTCATAAGCTTCGGTACTGTACACCCGGATACGGAGGATATCCCCGGAGAACTGGACAGGATAGTATCGCTGGGGCTTCGCGGTATCAAGCTTCACCCTGATTATCAGGGATTTATGGTCGATGAGGACAGAGTGGATCTTTTGTATGATGAGATAGAGCGCCGCGGTCTGCCTGTTGTGCTGCACGCCGGGTTCGATGTATTTTCGCCTTCAAAGATACACTGTCCGCCCGAGGCCGCTTTGCGTATGCTGAAAAAGCATCCTCACCTTAAGGTGATACTGGCACATCTCGGCGGAAATGACTGTCACCAGCAGGTGCATGAGATACTTGCGGGCGTTGACGGAGAGGTGTATTTTGATACAGCTTTCACAGGCAGATACCTTCCTGACAGTTTGATGGAGAAGATCATAAGGAAACACGGCGCTGACAGGATACTGTTTGCCAGCGATATCCCGTGGGACAGCCCTTTTGAGATAAAGAAAAAGATAATGCGGCTGCGTATTTCCGATGATGACAAGGAAAAGATATTTTCGGGTAACGCTGCGCGTCTGCTTGGAGGGATATGA
- a CDS encoding DUF6106 family protein, with protein MDSFKEQIIRKENTSKDSTMRFLIAFACVALSFAVIMFTIMLSGFFPMALFISGLIVYGGVHLIQNLNLEYEYIFTNGDLDIDKVIAARSRKHLATLKVNDATDIGEYKGSDSGSRTIIMASAMNSEMQDWYMDIKHADLGDVRLIFTPDDDMLRVIKTHLPRTIRSKVNVSDKPAEDFE; from the coding sequence ATGGACAGTTTCAAGGAACAGATAATCAGAAAAGAAAATACAAGCAAGGACAGCACTATGCGCTTTCTCATAGCATTTGCCTGTGTAGCACTGTCATTCGCGGTGATAATGTTCACCATAATGCTCTCGGGATTTTTTCCGATGGCACTATTCATATCAGGATTGATAGTTTACGGCGGAGTACATCTTATACAGAACCTGAACCTGGAATATGAATACATATTCACCAACGGTGACCTGGATATAGACAAGGTCATAGCTGCAAGGAGCAGAAAGCATCTTGCAACGCTGAAAGTCAACGATGCCACCGACATAGGTGAATACAAAGGCAGTGACAGCGGCAGCAGGACAATAATAATGGCTTCTGCAATGAACAGCGAGATGCAGGACTGGTATATGGACATAAAGCACGCTGATCTTGGGGATGTAAGGCTGATATTCACCCCTGATGACGATATGCTCAGGGTGATAAAGACCCACCTGCCCCGCACCATCCGCAGCAAGGTAAATGTATCCGACAAGCCCGCAGAGGACTTTGAATAA
- the acpS gene encoding holo-ACP synthase has protein sequence MAAFTVGTDLVEVGRIRRSCQRESFINRVYAEAEKEYFKKLRDPAESMAGSWAAKEAFSKSLGTGVRGFELNEVAVVRDELGCPHLELTGSAEQIAADRGLDFSLSITHTKEYASAVVIAFPKEG, from the coding sequence ATGGCTGCTTTCACAGTAGGCACTGACCTGGTGGAGGTAGGACGCATACGCAGGAGCTGTCAGAGAGAGAGCTTTATCAACAGAGTGTATGCGGAAGCCGAAAAGGAATACTTCAAAAAATTACGCGACCCTGCAGAGAGCATGGCAGGCTCATGGGCAGCCAAGGAGGCATTCTCCAAAAGCCTGGGTACGGGAGTCAGGGGCTTTGAACTTAACGAAGTGGCTGTGGTAAGGGATGAACTGGGCTGTCCGCACCTTGAGCTTACGGGCAGTGCAGAACAGATCGCTGCTGACCGCGGACTGGATTTCTCCCTTTCAATAACTCATACAAAGGAATATGCATCGGCAGTTGTGATAGCTTTCCCGAAAGAGGGATGA
- a CDS encoding bifunctional ADP-dependent NAD(P)H-hydrate dehydratase/NAD(P)H-hydrate epimerase, whose translation MIKDRILTVEQMKACEKRSEELGFPASELMANAGKVLASHVISETRREDQPDTPEVVILAGKGNNGGDGLVAANFLNKAGISTKIVLCCGKPATPAAINAYDSLNKDIDVLFYDGDNSHPWAAAIDDASLVVDAIFGTGFTGEIERDLQPLFIKLNTYARRVIACDIPSGVDARSGQAGVLAVQADITVTMHAKKLGMLLSPAKYFCGYIRVEDIGIPAAATTGDPIMANEIYSKACMLNNQQLGAKFLTSRKPWAHKGTFGKLVCVCGSKRYIGAAGISASAAMRMGVGLVEICTPGKVIDSLSANLYECIFNEMKTDENGFMTSENVPSILDSLKDAKALLLGCGLGNTPETQKLVAELIEKSPVPVILDADGINSLVPNIDVLLKKQSTVILTPHPGELARLCGVSQDEVLTDRLKYSYGFSKKYGVTVVSKSSETIVCCADRTEIVTAGNTALSKGGSGDLLAGLIASLTAQTKRSSLINCILACMVLGRCAEELCAKRSERGILARDIVAYLPFFLKHLEGGED comes from the coding sequence ATGATTAAAGATAGGATACTGACAGTTGAGCAGATGAAAGCCTGTGAAAAAAGGTCGGAAGAACTGGGTTTTCCCGCTTCTGAGCTTATGGCTAATGCCGGCAAAGTGCTTGCTTCGCACGTTATCAGCGAGACACGCAGAGAAGACCAGCCGGATACACCCGAAGTAGTTATACTTGCAGGCAAAGGCAATAACGGCGGCGACGGTCTTGTAGCAGCTAATTTTCTTAACAAGGCAGGCATAAGCACCAAGATCGTACTATGCTGCGGCAAGCCTGCGACACCGGCGGCGATCAATGCTTACGATTCACTCAACAAGGATATCGATGTACTTTTCTACGACGGCGACAACTCCCATCCATGGGCTGCTGCCATAGATGATGCTTCACTGGTAGTCGATGCCATTTTCGGTACAGGTTTCACAGGTGAGATCGAAAGAGATCTGCAGCCTCTGTTCATAAAGCTCAACACCTATGCCAGACGTGTCATAGCCTGTGATATCCCCTCCGGTGTAGATGCAAGGAGCGGTCAGGCAGGCGTACTTGCAGTACAGGCTGATATCACCGTTACCATGCACGCCAAGAAGCTTGGTATGCTGCTTTCTCCTGCAAAGTATTTCTGCGGATATATAAGGGTCGAGGATATAGGCATCCCTGCTGCGGCAACAACGGGAGATCCTATAATGGCAAATGAGATATACTCAAAGGCCTGTATGCTGAACAACCAGCAGCTCGGCGCTAAATTCCTGACCTCACGCAAGCCTTGGGCGCACAAGGGGACCTTCGGCAAGCTGGTATGCGTATGCGGAAGCAAAAGGTATATCGGTGCTGCAGGCATTTCAGCTTCTGCCGCTATGAGAATGGGTGTTGGTCTGGTTGAGATATGCACTCCCGGCAAAGTGATAGATTCACTTTCAGCTAATCTGTATGAATGCATATTCAACGAGATGAAGACAGACGAAAACGGCTTCATGACCTCAGAAAACGTACCTTCCATACTCGATAGCCTGAAAGATGCAAAGGCACTGCTTCTCGGCTGCGGCCTTGGAAATACGCCTGAGACACAAAAGCTGGTAGCTGAGCTCATAGAGAAGTCGCCTGTACCTGTGATACTTGACGCTGACGGAATAAATTCGCTTGTACCGAATATAGATGTACTGTTGAAGAAACAGTCAACGGTGATACTCACTCCTCATCCGGGCGAACTGGCAAGGCTCTGCGGTGTTTCACAGGATGAAGTACTGACAGACAGACTGAAATATTCCTACGGTTTCTCAAAGAAATACGGTGTCACGGTGGTGTCCAAGTCCTCTGAGACTATCGTATGCTGTGCTGACAGAACAGAGATCGTCACTGCAGGCAACACTGCACTGTCCAAGGGCGGCTCCGGAGATCTGCTGGCAGGTCTGATAGCTTCACTTACAGCTCAGACCAAGCGTTCCTCGCTTATCAACTGCATACTTGCCTGCATGGTACTGGGCAGATGTGCAGAGGAACTATGCGCAAAGCGTTCTGAGCGCGGTATACTCGCAAGGGATATAGTTGCTTATCTGCCGTTCTTCCTGAAACATCTGGAAGGCGGAGAGGATTGA